TGAAATCTAATTCTTAATAATCTCATCCACTCCTTCAAAAAACTCACAAATGCTCTAACATTCAAAACTTTGATGATTTTAGCCATGTACAAATTATATATTTATAATATTTTCACTCTTTCCCCACAGCCCATGCATAAAAGGGCAGAATTTCACATGGAATATCCCCAACACTATATCGAAAACTGCTTCCTATAGTTATAACTTCTATTTTTTTAAGGGCTATTTTGTTCCTTTTTAGGATTTGATCAATTTTTTCTTGGATCCTGATTTCATTTCCGAAAGGAATAGGGAGGATTAGCCGCTCTTCATCTGGAATATAAAGACCCATTGGTTCAAGATAGTAAACTTTTTTATCAGCGATTTCCAAAAAGACCATGTTTTCAAAGCTTTTTGGAAACTCTTTTTGCGTAAAGAGTCTTGATTTTATGGTAAAGTCATGAAAAAAGAGCTTTTTAGCACCCCTTGTGGCTCCATATTTATCTATCGCATAAATGTATCCGTTCTTCTGCCACGATTCAAAGAGGGCATAAAATCTATCTTTGGAAATACGATATCGCTCTTTGATGCGATTAAAAAGAAAATAGACAGATGAGGTGTAGCCTTGATAGTAAGCAATCTCTTTAAAAATTTCGAAGTCCTCTTTGAAAGTGAGATAGAGAAGATTTTGAAAATATTTATCCTTTTTGAAGTCGTCAATTTTGGAAAGTTCAGGATAGTTTCCATTTTTTAAAAAATTGTTGAATGCAATTTTAATATCTGTTTTCTTTTCAAAAAGTAGATACTCTTCAAAATCAAGATTATTGAGCTGATAATGTGTGAAACCTTCAATGGAAATATTCTCATGAGATGCAATGATGAGATATTGAGTGTTTGGTAAAGGAATATGATCATTCCAACCATAAAGTACAATAGCTGCAATTGCATTTTTATTGATGAATGATTGAACTGAATCGAGAGTGACACTATTGGCACGGACATCGTCGAAATCAATCCAAAGAACCTCTTTTTGATCAAAATAGGTTCGTATAAAGGATTGTAAGAGTGCATACTTTCCACAAAATTTTGGACCAGTCAAAAGCATTTTTTCTCTAAGCGTTAGATCCAGTTTTCTTGGTAGAAAAGTATGCTTGGTTACGCTGTTTTCATAAAAGTATTCAATCGCTTTCATTTTCCTTCCTAAAAGGAAATAAATTGTAAAAATTATAGCGAAAACTCTTGATTTTCCAAATCGCTTTGTCTATAATGCAAGCTCCGAATTAGGTTGCTTCGGCAACGAGTTCTTTGTGAAAGGCGACAATGGAAAAGATTCGACTTAAGCTTCGTGCTTACGATCACCGGGTTTTAGATAGAAGTGTCTCAGCTATCGTTGAGGCTGTGAAGCGAACGGGAGCAGAGATCAGAGGTCCGATTCCCTTACCTACAAAAATTAGAAGATATACGGTTCTTAGATCACCACATATCAACAAAGATTCAAGAGAACAGTTTGAGATAAGAATTCACTCACGACTTATTGATATCGTTTCGGCAACGCCTGATACAGTCGATTCGTTAATGAAACTCGACTTGGCGCCAGAAGTGGATGTCGAAGTACGGTCAATGGGTGAATAAGGGGAGCAGATGGAATATATCGTAGAAAAAATTGGAATGAGCAGAACCATTTCGGTTCCAAGTGTTCCTGTAACACTTTTAAAGGTAAAAGAAGCAAAAGTTTGTGAACTTTTGGAAGGTGGGAAGGCAATCGTTGCATATTCTCAAGGCAAAAAACGAAACAAAGCGATCGAAGGGCAACAGAAAAAATATGGATTAAGCCCAGAATTTAACAGATTTATAAAATTGAAAGTTACCAATACAGAAGCTGGCGATCTTGATGTGACACCACTCAGTGAAGCGAAAAGAATCAAAACAAGCTTCAACTCAAAAGGTCGAGGTTTCAGCGGTGTTGTAAAACGATGGAATTTCGGTGGTGGTCCAGATAGCCACGGTTCACGATTTCACAGAGCACCAGGTTCTGTGGGTATGTGTGAATGGCCTGGACGAATTATGCCAGGACAAAAGATGCCAGGACAGTACGGAAACAAAAAAGTGACTGTTCAAAATGAAGTTGTTAGTTTTGATCCAGAGAATATGATTTTGGTGGTAAAAGGTTCGATCCCTGGACCTAACGGAGCACTTGGTAAAGTAAGGATTGTGAAATGAGTAAAGCAGTAGTTTTAAATGAAAATTTTGAAAAAGCTAGTGAAGTAGCACTTCCTGAGCATTTTCAAGGAATCAACCCACACAACCTTTATCTCTATGCCAAAGCGTATGCCGCGAATTTGAGAGCAAACAATGCGCATACGAAAAGCAGAGGCGAAGTGAGTGGTGGTGGACGAAAGCCTTGGCAGCAAAAAGGTCGAGGTGGTGCACGAGCCGGATCGATCCGATCACCTTTGTTTGTTGGTGGTGGCGTTGCATTTGGTCCGAAAAACACCAAAAACTACACACAAAAAGTGAACAAAAAGCAAAAAAGAAAAGCGCTTGAATTTGCACTCAATGAAAAAGGTGAACAAGGTGCACTATTTATCGTGGATTCTATTGCAGTAGAGTCTGGAAAAACAAAAGATGCAGCGGCAATAGTAAATAAAATCGGTGCACGAGATGTCTTGGTAGTAAAAGAGAATATCGATGAAAAAACGTTTTTGGCATTTCGAAACCTGCCAAATGCATATTTGATCGAACCGAACGAACTGAATGCGTATCTTGCAGCTGCTTTTAGAGCTGTAGTGATCGAAAGACCAGTTTGGGAAAAAATCGTAAAAGAGGGCTAAGATGGCAGATATAACAGATATCAAATCAATCATTTATACTGAAAAGAGTTTGGGCCTTCAAGAAGAGGGATATGTTGTTATCCAAACAAGTGAGAAAATGACAAAGAATCAGCTTAAAGCTGTTTTGAAAGAGTATTTTGGTGTTACTCCTGTAAAAATCAACTCCCTTCGAATGAAAGGGAAGACAAAACGATTTCGAGGAGTAGAAGGAAAAAGAGATAACTATAAAAAATTCTATGTGAAGCTCCCAGAGGGCGCAAGCATAGAAAGTTTAGCGGTGTAAGGATAGAGACATGGCAGTAAAAAAATATAAACCGTATACGCCCAGCCGACGCTTCATGAGCGTTGTTGACAGCAGTGATATCACTGCAAAACCTAGTGTTCGAAAACTTTTGGTAAAACTCCCGGCACGTGCGGGACGAAACAACCAAGGACGAATTACTTCCAGACACAGAGAAGCTGGAGCTAAAAAACTGTATAGAATCATCGATTTTAAACGAAACAAATATGGCGTACCAGGACGTGTGGCGACAATTGAATACGACCCATACAGAAACTGTCGAATTGCATTGGTTGTTTACAGAGACGGTGATAAAAGATATATCATCCAGCCAAGTGGTCTTAAAGTTGGCGATACTGTAGAAGCAGCTGAAGCCGGTCTAGATGTATTGCCAGGCAATGCTATGAAGCTTAAAAACATCCCTGTCGGTACTCTTGTGCATAATATCGAAATGAAGCCTGGAAAAGGCGGACAGCTTGCGCGAAGCGCCGGAGCATATGCACAGATTATGGGCCGAGAAGACAAATATGTCATTTTGCGACTTCCAAGTGGCGAAATGAGAAAAATTCTTGGTGAGTGTATGGCAACAATCGGTGTTGTTGGAAACGAAGAGTATGCCAACATCGTAATCGGTAAAGCTGG
The Nitratiruptor sp. SB155-2 genome window above contains:
- a CDS encoding 50S ribosomal protein L23; the protein is MADITDIKSIIYTEKSLGLQEEGYVVIQTSEKMTKNQLKAVLKEYFGVTPVKINSLRMKGKTKRFRGVEGKRDNYKKFYVKLPEGASIESLAV
- the rplB gene encoding 50S ribosomal protein L2 is translated as MAVKKYKPYTPSRRFMSVVDSSDITAKPSVRKLLVKLPARAGRNNQGRITSRHREAGAKKLYRIIDFKRNKYGVPGRVATIEYDPYRNCRIALVVYRDGDKRYIIQPSGLKVGDTVEAAEAGLDVLPGNAMKLKNIPVGTLVHNIEMKPGKGGQLARSAGAYAQIMGREDKYVILRLPSGEMRKILGECMATIGVVGNEEYANIVIGKAGRNRHRGIRPQTRGSAMNPVDHPHGGGEGKTGPSGHPVTPWGMPTKGYKTRRKKPSDKLIISRRKK
- the rplD gene encoding 50S ribosomal protein L4, whose amino-acid sequence is MSKAVVLNENFEKASEVALPEHFQGINPHNLYLYAKAYAANLRANNAHTKSRGEVSGGGRKPWQQKGRGGARAGSIRSPLFVGGGVAFGPKNTKNYTQKVNKKQKRKALEFALNEKGEQGALFIVDSIAVESGKTKDAAAIVNKIGARDVLVVKENIDEKTFLAFRNLPNAYLIEPNELNAYLAAAFRAVVIERPVWEKIVKEG
- the rpsJ gene encoding 30S ribosomal protein S10 codes for the protein MEKIRLKLRAYDHRVLDRSVSAIVEAVKRTGAEIRGPIPLPTKIRRYTVLRSPHINKDSREQFEIRIHSRLIDIVSATPDTVDSLMKLDLAPEVDVEVRSMGE
- the rplC gene encoding 50S ribosomal protein L3 — its product is MEYIVEKIGMSRTISVPSVPVTLLKVKEAKVCELLEGGKAIVAYSQGKKRNKAIEGQQKKYGLSPEFNRFIKLKVTNTEAGDLDVTPLSEAKRIKTSFNSKGRGFSGVVKRWNFGGGPDSHGSRFHRAPGSVGMCEWPGRIMPGQKMPGQYGNKKVTVQNEVVSFDPENMILVVKGSIPGPNGALGKVRIVK
- a CDS encoding ATP-binding protein is translated as MKAIEYFYENSVTKHTFLPRKLDLTLREKMLLTGPKFCGKYALLQSFIRTYFDQKEVLWIDFDDVRANSVTLDSVQSFINKNAIAAIVLYGWNDHIPLPNTQYLIIASHENISIEGFTHYQLNNLDFEEYLLFEKKTDIKIAFNNFLKNGNYPELSKIDDFKKDKYFQNLLYLTFKEDFEIFKEIAYYQGYTSSVYFLFNRIKERYRISKDRFYALFESWQKNGYIYAIDKYGATRGAKKLFFHDFTIKSRLFTQKEFPKSFENMVFLEIADKKVYYLEPMGLYIPDEERLILPIPFGNEIRIQEKIDQILKRNKIALKKIEVITIGSSFRYSVGDIPCEILPFYAWAVGKE